Proteins found in one Paenibacillus dendritiformis genomic segment:
- the sdaAB gene encoding L-serine ammonia-lyase, iron-sulfur-dependent subunit beta: protein MPFHSVFDIIGPVMIGPSSSHTAGANRIGRVARKLFGRLPESVTVTLYGSFAKTYRGHGTDVAIVSGILDFDTADERIPDALDIAAEQGLDVQFVLSEDIVEHPNTARLTLRDKRGALEVVGVSIGGGSMEIREVIQLDDNPSGSHPTMLVLHEDKHGAVAHVTSLLAEHHINIGYMEVSRSGKGQSALMAIELDESVDDAVIHHMHTLPHIKEIWQVKTYQRTSSEGGRPCSIA, encoded by the coding sequence ATGCCGTTTCACTCCGTATTTGACATAATCGGCCCCGTTATGATCGGTCCGTCCAGCTCGCATACGGCCGGAGCCAACCGCATCGGCCGCGTGGCGCGGAAGCTGTTCGGGCGCTTGCCCGAATCCGTCACAGTCACCCTGTATGGATCGTTTGCGAAGACATACCGGGGCCATGGAACCGATGTGGCCATCGTAAGCGGAATTCTTGACTTCGACACGGCGGACGAGCGAATTCCGGACGCCCTCGACATCGCTGCGGAGCAAGGGCTGGACGTACAGTTCGTGCTATCGGAGGACATCGTGGAGCATCCCAATACCGCGCGTCTTACGCTGCGGGACAAGCGTGGCGCGCTAGAGGTCGTCGGCGTGTCGATTGGCGGCGGCAGCATGGAAATCCGTGAAGTCATTCAACTGGACGACAATCCGTCCGGCAGCCATCCAACGATGCTCGTCCTGCACGAGGACAAGCACGGCGCCGTGGCCCATGTGACGTCGCTGCTCGCCGAGCATCATATCAACATCGGATATATGGAAGTATCGCGTTCGGGTAAAGGACAGAGCGCCTTGATGGCGATCGAGCTCGACGAATCGGTCGACGACGCGGTCATCCATCATATGCACACACTCCCTCATATTAAGGAGATATGGCAAGTGAAGACGTATCAGCGCACCAGCTCCGAAGGAGGCAGACCATGTTCCATAGCGTAG
- the sdaAA gene encoding L-serine ammonia-lyase, iron-sulfur-dependent, subunit alpha yields the protein MFHSVAELLQLAEERQTKISRVMLEREMKIRQQTEEEIIQMMEANLTVMEQAIEKGLKGVVSHSGLTGGDAVLLQRYIAGGHSLAGPLILDAVSKAIATNEVNAAMGIICANPTAGAAGVVPGTLFAVKEKLKPTRKQMVEFLFTAGAFGFVIANNAFISGAAGGCQAEVGSATGMAAAAVVEMAGGTPRQSAEAMAIALKNMLGLVCDPVAGLVEVPCVKRNGVGASAAVVAADMALAGIKSRIPPDDVIQAMYEVGLSMPSSLRETAEGGLANTPAGRKLEAMVLDGTQ from the coding sequence ATGTTCCATAGCGTAGCCGAACTGCTCCAGCTTGCCGAAGAGAGACAGACTAAGATATCGCGTGTCATGCTGGAAAGAGAAATGAAGATTCGACAACAAACGGAAGAAGAAATTATACAAATGATGGAGGCCAACCTGACTGTCATGGAGCAGGCGATCGAGAAAGGGCTGAAGGGGGTCGTCTCCCATTCCGGGCTGACCGGAGGAGATGCCGTCCTGCTTCAACGCTACATTGCAGGCGGCCATTCCTTGGCCGGTCCCCTGATTCTCGATGCGGTCAGCAAAGCAATCGCGACCAATGAAGTGAACGCGGCCATGGGCATCATCTGCGCGAATCCGACCGCAGGAGCGGCAGGCGTCGTGCCGGGGACGCTATTCGCAGTTAAGGAGAAGCTGAAGCCTACGCGGAAGCAGATGGTGGAGTTCCTGTTCACGGCGGGAGCATTCGGGTTCGTCATCGCCAATAATGCCTTCATCTCGGGCGCGGCGGGAGGATGTCAAGCCGAGGTCGGCTCCGCCACGGGTATGGCTGCGGCGGCAGTTGTCGAGATGGCGGGCGGAACGCCGCGCCAGTCAGCCGAAGCGATGGCGATTGCGCTCAAAAACATGCTCGGATTAGTATGCGATCCAGTGGCCGGCCTGGTGGAGGTGCCTTGCGTCAAGCGCAATGGAGTCGGCGCCTCGGCAGCGGTTGTCGCGGCGGATATGGCATTGGCCGGCATCAAGAGCCGAATCCCGCCCGACGATGTTATCCAGGCGATGTATGAAGTCGGCCTCTCCATGCCAAGCTCCTTGCGCGAGACGGCGGAAGGAGGACTGGCCAACACGCCAGCCGGCCGCAAGCTGGAAGCGATGGTGCTTGACGGCACCCAATAA
- a CDS encoding carboxymuconolactone decarboxylase family protein — protein MSEMDNKVQAYKNEISELESTLPDVVQAYHAFTGACFADGALDAKTKQLIALGIGLFANNEVCTLYHVNEARHKGAGDAEIMEAVAVAAAIGGGHALSQGVMRVQQALNGAYLS, from the coding sequence ATGTCCGAAATGGATAACAAAGTGCAGGCTTATAAAAATGAGATTTCCGAGCTGGAATCGACCTTGCCGGACGTCGTGCAAGCTTATCATGCGTTCACGGGCGCTTGCTTCGCCGACGGGGCGCTGGATGCCAAGACGAAGCAGCTGATTGCGCTTGGGATCGGCTTGTTCGCGAACAACGAGGTATGCACGTTATACCATGTGAACGAGGCGAGACATAAGGGAGCGGGCGATGCGGAAATTATGGAGGCCGTGGCGGTCGCGGCCGCTATCGGAGGCGGTCATGCGCTGTCCCAGGGCGTCATGCGGGTTCAGCAGGCGCTGAACGGCGCTTACTTGTCTTAG